The following DNA comes from Synechococcus sp. CC9616.
TCCTGAAACTGCGTCAGCGTTGCCCAGCACCCTTTGCAGGACTGCTGATCGGAGACGGAGACGCTCTCGAGGAAGCCGTGCTTTCCACGTCACCGGAACGGTTTCTACGGGTCAACTCCAAAGGCTGCGTCGAAACACGACCGATTAAGGGCACGAGGCCACGGGATCTGGATGAGCGACAGGATGCCGACCAGGCAGCTGATCTGGTCTGCAGTGACAAGGACCGGGCCGAAAACGTGATGATCGTGGATCTGTTGCGCAACGATTTGGGTCGGGTCTGCAAGCCAGGCTCGATCCAGGTCCCGCAACTGCTCGGGCTGGAGAGCTACTCAGCCGTTCATCACCTCACATCCGTCGTCCAGGGTGAACTGCAAAACGGTCTCTCCTGGGCCGATCTGCTGCAGGCCTGCTGGCCGGGAGGCTCGATCACAGGCGCCCCGAAACTCAGGGCCTGCCAACGCCTGGCAGAACTCGAACCCGTCAGCCGGGGGCCCTACTGCGGATCCATGATCCGGGTCGACTGGGACGGTCAATTCGACAGCAACATCCTGATCCGTTCCCTGATGCGGAAGGGCGATCGACTGAGAGCCCACGCCGGCTGCGGGATTGTTGCCGACTCCGACCCGGAGAACGAAGCCGATGAACTCAACTGGAAACTGCGACCGCTCCTGGACGCCTTGCGATGAGCCAAGCGGTTGCCTGGATGGATGGTGAGTGGAGCTCTCCCGATGAGCTCTCCATTCCGGTGAGCGATCGCGGCCTGCGACTGGCCGATGGCGTGTTCGAAACGATCCTGACGATCGGCAGCAAGCCACAGCTGCTGTCGCTGCATCTGGTGCGATGGCGAACAGGCGCCGAGCTCCTGGCCATGCAACCGCCACCGCAAGAAAACGACCTGGAACCGCTGCTAATGGACGCCATCACGCGGGCACAGCTGGGCCAGAGCACAGGTGCCTTGCGGTTGAACTGGAGCCGCGGATCGACAGGCGGTCGCGGCCTGGTTCATCCAACCAGCGGCAAGGAACGTTTCTGGCTCACCCTTGACCCCTGCGAACCGGAGTTCAAGCCTGTCACGACGATCATCAGTAGCCATGAACGTCGCAACGCCAACAGTCGTCTGAGTCGATGCAAAACCTTTGCCTATGGACAGGCGGTTCTGGCCCGTCGGGAAGCACTGGCCGCCGGGATGGACGACGCCCTCCTGCTCAACACCAACGGTGAACTCTGCTGCAGCACCAGCGCCAATCTGCTGGTGTGTCGTGATGGAGCCTGGCTGACACCCCCGCTCAGCAGCGGCTGCCTGCCAGGAGTGATGCGCGCCAGAGCCCTGGCTACAGGTCTGTGTCGGGAAGCCTGGATTGGGGCAAGCCTGAAACCAACGGATCAGGCCCTTCTGATCAACAGTCTGGGTTGTCGAGAGATTCAGTCCGTGAATGACAAAACTCTCATCAGGGCGAGCCAAAGCCAGACACTCTGGGGCAATCTTCTGCTCTGAAGCAGCCCGATCAGCCTGGCAGCAATCTCAGCACCGACTCGGCCCAGCCACGGCCATGAGGAGCTCGAGCCAATTGAAAACGACCGGCTTCGATGCCTTCGATCAGCTTTGGGTGGGGTCCCTTCATCCCAGGAACCACAACAGCGATATCCGCCACCTCAAGCAGTGGCAGATCATTGGGCGAGTCCCCGAGTCCCAGGACCTGAACATCACCACAATCCTGTTGCTGCTTCAGTGCTTCGAGAGCCCGGCCTTTGCTGATGCCCTCACCAAGAAGGTGAGCCATGCGGTTGCCCTCGACAATCGTGAGTCGATACTCCTGAACCATCGCGATCAAGCGGTCCCGGCTTGAGCGAGCAGGAGCCACAAAGGGAACGCTGCAACGACGACGCTGAGCCATACGCAACGCCTCCCCACTCAGACCAAGCAATCGATCGCCTTCCGCATCACTGAGTTCATCCAGTGCGAGCAACGGCTCACCAAGCTTTGCCTCGATCTCTTTGAGCTTGGGTCTGAGCTCCTGCCAGCCAGGTCCAAGGCTGATCTCCCATTCCTCGCCATCGGGATGCTGTCCGTGGATCGCTCCACCGTTCTCCACAATGAAGGGATCGGACAGAC
Coding sequences within:
- a CDS encoding aminotransferase class IV, with the protein product MSQAVAWMDGEWSSPDELSIPVSDRGLRLADGVFETILTIGSKPQLLSLHLVRWRTGAELLAMQPPPQENDLEPLLMDAITRAQLGQSTGALRLNWSRGSTGGRGLVHPTSGKERFWLTLDPCEPEFKPVTTIISSHERRNANSRLSRCKTFAYGQAVLARREALAAGMDDALLLNTNGELCCSTSANLLVCRDGAWLTPPLSSGCLPGVMRARALATGLCREAWIGASLKPTDQALLINSLGCREIQSVNDKTLIRASQSQTLWGNLLL
- a CDS encoding HAD-IIB family hydrolase yields the protein MTQDPSSWWVVTDLDGTLLDHHYDWSPAAEAIRWLQEQRIPVIPCTSKTAEEVRRFRQDACLSDPFIVENGGAIHGQHPDGEEWEISLGPGWQELRPKLKEIEAKLGEPLLALDELSDAEGDRLLGLSGEALRMAQRRRCSVPFVAPARSSRDRLIAMVQEYRLTIVEGNRMAHLLGEGISKGRALEALKQQQDCGDVQVLGLGDSPNDLPLLEVADIAVVVPGMKGPHPKLIEGIEAGRFQLARAPHGRGWAESVLRLLPG
- a CDS encoding anthranilate synthase component I family protein, which codes for MNEPIRRSLPWRQPATVARRLAQEWGEAGLIWLDGDGSERGRWVTLAVDPVEQRCSRGGPGQPEAQNPFELLRQLGQGHWCGWLSYEAACWTEPANPWPMDAMASLWIARHDPVLRFDLLTQNLWIEGTDPLRLERMSRWLTASNEAADAQAEPIEIAPEQWHWHSDRACFTAGVQRIKELIAAGDLFQANLTACCSTPWPAERSCLDLFLKLRQRCPAPFAGLLIGDGDALEEAVLSTSPERFLRVNSKGCVETRPIKGTRPRDLDERQDADQAADLVCSDKDRAENVMIVDLLRNDLGRVCKPGSIQVPQLLGLESYSAVHHLTSVVQGELQNGLSWADLLQACWPGGSITGAPKLRACQRLAELEPVSRGPYCGSMIRVDWDGQFDSNILIRSLMRKGDRLRAHAGCGIVADSDPENEADELNWKLRPLLDALR